In one window of Lynx canadensis isolate LIC74 chromosome A3, mLynCan4.pri.v2, whole genome shotgun sequence DNA:
- the INO80B gene encoding INO80 complex subunit B: MSKLWRRGSTSGAMEAPEPGEALELSLAGAHGHGVHKKKHKKHKKKHKKKHHQEEEAGPTQPSPAKPQLKLKIKLGGQVLGTKSVPTFTVIPEGPRSPSPLMVVDNEEEPMEGVPLEQYRAWLDEDSNLSPSPLRDLSGGLGGQEEEEEQRWLDALEKGELDDNGDLKKEINERLLTARQRALLQKARSQPSPMLPLPVAGGCPAPVLTEEMLLKREERARKRRLQAARRAEEHKNQTIERLTKTAAPSGRGGRGAARGERRGGRAVAPAPMVRYSSGAQGSTLSFPPGVPAPAPVSQRPSPSGPPPRCSVPGCPHPRRYACSRTGQALCSLQCYRINLQMRLGGPEGPGSPLLAT, from the exons ATGAGCAAGCTGTGGCGGCGCGGGAGCACCTCTGGGGCTATGGAAGCCCCTGAACCGG GGGAAGCACTGGAATTGAGTCTGGCGGGTGCCCACGGCCATGGAGTGCACAAGAAAAAGCAcaagaagcacaagaaaaaacacaagaagaaacaCCATCAGGAAGAGGAGGCTGGGCCGACGCAGCCGTCACCTGCCAAGCCCCAGCTTAAACTCAAAATCAAGCTGGGTGGGCAGGTCCTGGGCACCAAGAG TGTTCCTACTTTCACTGTGATACCTGAAGGTCCTCGATCACCCTCTCCCCTTATGGTTGTGGACAATGAAGAGGAACCTATGGAAGGAGTCCCCCTTGAGCAGTACCGTGCCTGGCTGG ATGAAGACAGTaatctgtccccctccccacttcgGGACCTGTCGGGGGGCTTAGGGGGtcaagaggaagaggaggaacagAGGTGGCTGGATGCCCTGGAAAAGGGAGAGCTGGATGACAATGGAGATCTCAAGAAGGAGATCAACGAAAGGCTGCTCACTGCTCGACAG cGAGCTCTGCTCCAGAAGGCGCGGAGTCAGCCTTCTCCGATGCTGCCACTGCCCGTGGCTGGGGGCTGCCCTGCCCCGGTACTCACCGAGGAGATGCTGCTGAAGCGCGAGGAGAGGGCGAGGAAGAGACGGCTGCAGGCGGCTCGGCGGGCGGAGGAGCACAAGAACCAGACTATTGAGCGCCTCACTAAGACTGCGGCGCCCAGCGGACGGGGAGGCCGAGGGGCAGCGAGGGGCGagcggcggggcgggcgggccgTAGCCCCAGCCCCCATGGTGCGCTACAGCAGCGGGGCACAGGGTTCCACCCTTTCCTTCCCACCCGGCGTTCCCGCCCCCGCGCCAGTGTCTCAGCGGCCATCCCCATCTGGCCCTCCTCCTCGATGCTCTGTCCCAGGCTGCCCTCACCCGCGCCGCTACGCCTGCTCCCGCACGGGCCAGGCGCTCTGCAGCCTTCAGTGCTACCGTATCAACCTGCAGATGCGGCTTGGAGGGCCCGAGGGCCCCGGATCTCCCCTTTTGGCTACTTAA
- the MOGS gene encoding mannosyl-oligosaccharide glucosidase, producing MARGERRRRGTPAEGARIAERVVRGGPARRGGAARGAVGRAALGVVVLSLALGLSGFWLLAWHRVRRAVTLHSAPSALPPDSSSPAVAPDLFWGTYRPHVYFGMKTRSPKPLLTGLMWAQQGATAGTPKLRHTCEQGDGVGPYGWEFHDGLSFGRQHIQDGALRLTTEFVKRPGGQHGGDWSWRVTVEPQASDTSALPLVSLFFYVVTDGKEVLVPEVGAKGQLKFISGHSSELGDFRFTLMPPTHPGDTAPKYSSYNVFWSSNPGLPLLTEMVKSRLRSWFQHRPPGASPERYLGLPGSLKWEERGPSGQGQGQGQFLIQQVTLKVPFSVELVFESGSARAGERQALAQLAGSLLTQALESHAEAFRERFEKTFQLKKKGLSSEEQVLGQAALSGLLGGIGYFYGQGLVLADMGVEGSEQKVDPALFPPVPLFTAVPSRSFFPRGFLWDEGFHQLVVQRWDPRLTREALGHWLGLLNADGWIGREQVLGDEARARVPPEFLVQRAAHANPPTLLLPVAHMLEGGDPADFAFLRRAFPRLHAWFSWLYKSQAGPVPLSYRWRGRDPALPTLLNPKTLPSGLDDYPRASHPSASERHLDLRCWVALGARVLVRLAEQLGEAEAAAELGPLAASLEAEESLDELHWAPELGVFADFGNHTKAVQLKPRPPQGLVRVVGRPHPRLQYVDALGYVSLFPMLLRLLDPNSSRLGPLLDVLADSRHLWSPFGLRSLAASSPFYGQRNSEHDPPYWRGAVWLNVNYLALGALYHYGHLEGPHRARAAKLHSELRANVVGNVWRQYQATGFLWEQYSDRDGRGMGCRPFQGWTSLVLLAMAEDY from the exons ATGGCTCGGGGCGAGCGGCGGCGCCGTGGAACCCCGGCAGAAGGAGCGCGGATAGCTGAAAGGGTGGTTCGGGGCGGCCCCGCACGACGGGGCGGCGCGGCCCGTGGCGCTGTCGGGAGAGCGGCTCTGGGCGTTGTGGTCCTGTCTCTGGCCCTGGGCCTGTCAGGATTCTGGCTGCTGGCGTGGCACCGTGTGCGGCGGGCGGTCACACTGCACTCCGCGCCCTCGGCACTGCCTCCCGACTCTTCCAGCCCCGCCGTGGCCCCGGACCTCTTCTGGGGCACCTACCGCCCTCACGTCTACTTTGGCATGAAGACTCGCAGTCCGAAGCCGCTCCTCACCG GACTGATGTGGGCGCAGCAAGGCGCCACCGCAGGGACCCCTAAGCTCAGgcacacgtgtgagcagggggacGGCGTGGGTCCCTATGGCTGGGAGTTCCACGACGGTCTCTCCTTCGGGCGGCAACACATCCAGGATGGGGCCCTAAGACTCACGACTGAGTTCGTCAAGAGGCCTGGGGGTCAGCACGGAGGGGACTGGAGCTGGAGAGTGACTGTAGAGCCTCAG GCCTCGGATACCTCTGCCCTGCCTTTGGTGTCCCTGTTCTTCtatgtggtgacagatggcaagGAAGTCCTAGTACCAGAGGTTGGGGCCAAAGGGCAGTTGAAGTTCATCAGTGGACACTCCAGTGAACTTGGTGACTTCCGCTTTACACTTATGCCACCAACCCATCCAGGGGATACTGCCCCCAAGTATAGCAG CTACAATGTCTTCTGGTCCTCCAACCCAGGACTTCCCTTGCTAACAGAGATGGTGAAGAGTCGCCTAAGAAGCTGGTTTCAGCATCGGCCCCCAGGGGCTTCCCCTGAACGCTACCTCGGCTTGCCAGGATCTCtgaagtgggaggagagaggcccAAGTGGGCAAGGACAGGGACAAGGGCAATTCTTGATACAACAGGTGACACTGAAAGTCCCCTTTTCTGTGGAGTTGGTGTTTGAATCGGGCAGTGCCCGGGCAGGAGAAAGACAAGCCCTGGCACAGTTGGCAGGCAGCCTGCTCACCCAGGCCCTGGAGAGCCATGCTGAAGCCTTTAGAGAGCGCTTTGAGAAGACCTTTCAGCTGAAGAAGAAGGGGCTGAGCTCTGAGGAGCAGGTTTTGGGTCAGGCTGCCCTCAGTGGCCTCCTTGGTGGAATTGGCTACTTCTATGGACAGGGTCTGGTGTTGGCAGACATGGGGGTTGAGGGGTCTGAGCAGAAGGTGGACCCAGCTCTCTTTCCACCTGTCCCTCTTTTCACAGCAGTGCCCTCCCGATCATTCTTCCCACGAGGCTTCCTCTGGGATGAGGGCTTTCACCAGCTGGTGGTACAGCGGTGGGATCCCCGCCTTACCCGGGAAGCCCTAGGCCACTGGTTGGGGCTGCTCAATGCTGATGGCTGGATTGGACGAGAGCAGGTACTGGGAGATGAGGCCCGAGCCCGGGTGCCCCCAGAATTCCTGGTGCAACGGGCAGCCCATGCCAACCCCCCAACCCTGCTTTTGCCTGTAGCCCACATGCTAGAGGGTGGTGACCCTGCTGACTTTGCCTTCCTCCGCAGGGCCTTCCCCCGTCTGCATGCCTGGTTCTCCTGGCTCTACAAGAGCCAGGCAGGGCCAGTGCCACTATCTTACCGCTGGCGGGGCCGGGACCCCGCTTTGCCAACGCTGTTGAACCCTAAGACACTGCCTTCAGGGCTGGATGACTATCCCCGAGCTTCACACCCCTCAGCCAGTGAGCGGCACCTTGACCTGCGGTGCTGGGTGGCACTGGGTGCCCGTGTGCTGGTGCGGCTGGCAGAACAGCTGGGAGAGGCTGAGGCGGCTGCAGAGCTGGGCCCACTGGCTGCCTCactggaggcagaggagagccTGGATGAGCTGCACTGGGCCCCAGAGCTAGGAGTCTTTGCAGACTTTGGAAACCACACAAAAGCAGTGCAGCTGAAGCCTCGGCCCCCCCAGGGGCTGGTGCGGGTAGTGGGGCGGCCCCACCCTCGCTTACAGTATGTGGATGCCTTGGGCTACGTCAGTCTTTTTCCCATGCTGCTGCGGCTGCTGGACCCCAACTCATCCCGCCTCGGGCCCCTGCTGGATGTTCTAGCTGACAGCCGCCATCTCTGGAGCCCCTTTGGTTTGCGCTCCCTCGCAGCCTCCAGCCCCTTTTATGGCCAGCGCAATTCAGAGCATGATCCTCCCTACTGGCGGGGTGCTGTGTGGCTCAATGTTAACTACCTAGCCTTAGGGGCTCTCTACCACTATGGTCATCTGGAGGGTCCCCACCGGGCCCGGGCTGCCAAGCTCCACAGTGAGCTCCGTGCCAATGTGGTAGGCAATGTGTGGCGGCAGTACCAGGCCACAGGTTTCCTTTGGGAGCAGTATAGTGACCGAGATGGGAGGGGTATGGGCTGCCGCCCTTTCCAAGGCTGGACCAGCCTTGTCCTACTGGCCATGGCTGAAGACTACTGA
- the WBP1 gene encoding WW domain-binding protein 1 isoform X3 produces MAQASSGNGSEEAWGALRVPQQQSRAASSLEGAIWRRAGTQTHALDAIVYHPQQSHLLRELCPGVNNQPYLCESGHCCGETGCCTYYYELWWFWLLWTVLILFSCCCAFRHRRAKLRLQQQQRQREINLLAYHGACHGAGPVPSGSLLDLRLLSAFKPPAYEDVVHRPGTPPPPYTAASGCPLTASSERTCCSSASSCPTHCEGTNVEGVSSHQSAPPHQEDEPGAGVSPAPTPPSCRYRRLTGDSGIELCPCPDSSEGEPIKEARASATPPDLEDPCVLPLDPVPQVSPVGLASSEGDIP; encoded by the exons ATGGCTCAGGCCAGCAGCGGGAACGGCAGCGAGGAAGCCTGGGGGGCACTTCGGGTGCCGCAACAGCAG AGTCGGGCAGCGTCTTCTCTTGAGGGAGCAATTTGGAGAAGAGCTGGAACCCAGACTCACGCCCTGGATGCCATCGTTTATCATCCACAGCAGTCCCATCTG CTTCGAGAGCTGTGCCCAGGAGTGAACAACCAGCCCTACCTCTGTGAGAGTGGTCACTGCTGCGGGGAGACAGGCTGCTGCACCTACTACTATGAGCTCTGGT GGTTCTGGCTGCTCTGGACTGTCCTCATCCTCTTTAGCTGCTGTTGCGCCTTCCGTCATCGACGAGCTAAACTCCGGCTGCAGCAACAGCAGCGGCAGCGTGAGATCAACTTGTTGGCCTACCATGGGGCATGCCATGGGGCTGGCCCTGTCCCTTCCGGTTCACTGCTTGACCTTC GCCTTCTCAGCGCCTTCAAACCCCCTGCCTACGAGGATGTGGTTCACCGCCCTGGCACACCACCGCCTCCTTACACTGCAGCCTCAGGCTGCCCCTTGACTGCTTCCAGTGAACGTACCTGCTGCTCCTCTGCTTCTAGCTGCCCTACCCACTGCGAGGGAACAAATGTGGAAGGTGTTTCCTCCCACCAGAGTGCCCCCCCTCATCAAGAGGAtgagcctggggcaggggtgagccCCGCCCCTACGCCCCCATCCTGCCGTTATCGCCGCCTGACTGGTGACTCAGGTATTGAGCTCTGCCCTTGTCCTGACTCCAGTGAGGGCGAGCCAATCAAGGAAGCTAGGGCTAGTGCCACTCCACCAGATTTGGAGGACCCTTGTGTGCTGCCCCTTGATCCTGTGCCCCAGGTCTCTCCTGTGGGGCTAGCTTCCAGTGAAGGGGACATCCCATAA
- the WBP1 gene encoding WW domain-binding protein 1 isoform X2 — translation MAAVEACSGSPVTRDILRELCPGVNNQPYLCESGHCCGETGCCTYYYELWWFWLLWTVLILFSCCCAFRHRRAKLRLQQQQRQREINLLAYHGACHGAGPVPSGSLLDLRLLSAFKPPAYEDVVHRPGTPPPPYTAASGCPLTASSERTCCSSASSCPTHCEGTNVEGVSSHQSAPPHQEDEPGAGVSPAPTPPSCRYRRLTGDSGIELCPCPDSSEGEPIKEARASATPPDLEDPCVLPLDPVPQVSPVGLASSEGDIP, via the exons ATGGCTGCAGTGGAAGCTTGCAGTGGCTCTCCAGTGACCAGAGACATA CTTCGAGAGCTGTGCCCAGGAGTGAACAACCAGCCCTACCTCTGTGAGAGTGGTCACTGCTGCGGGGAGACAGGCTGCTGCACCTACTACTATGAGCTCTGGT GGTTCTGGCTGCTCTGGACTGTCCTCATCCTCTTTAGCTGCTGTTGCGCCTTCCGTCATCGACGAGCTAAACTCCGGCTGCAGCAACAGCAGCGGCAGCGTGAGATCAACTTGTTGGCCTACCATGGGGCATGCCATGGGGCTGGCCCTGTCCCTTCCGGTTCACTGCTTGACCTTC GCCTTCTCAGCGCCTTCAAACCCCCTGCCTACGAGGATGTGGTTCACCGCCCTGGCACACCACCGCCTCCTTACACTGCAGCCTCAGGCTGCCCCTTGACTGCTTCCAGTGAACGTACCTGCTGCTCCTCTGCTTCTAGCTGCCCTACCCACTGCGAGGGAACAAATGTGGAAGGTGTTTCCTCCCACCAGAGTGCCCCCCCTCATCAAGAGGAtgagcctggggcaggggtgagccCCGCCCCTACGCCCCCATCCTGCCGTTATCGCCGCCTGACTGGTGACTCAGGTATTGAGCTCTGCCCTTGTCCTGACTCCAGTGAGGGCGAGCCAATCAAGGAAGCTAGGGCTAGTGCCACTCCACCAGATTTGGAGGACCCTTGTGTGCTGCCCCTTGATCCTGTGCCCCAGGTCTCTCCTGTGGGGCTAGCTTCCAGTGAAGGGGACATCCCATAA
- the WBP1 gene encoding WW domain-binding protein 1 isoform X1, whose amino-acid sequence MAQASSGNGSEEAWGALRVPQQQLRELCPGVNNQPYLCESGHCCGETGCCTYYYELWWFWLLWTVLILFSCCCAFRHRRAKLRLQQQQRQREINLLAYHGACHGAGPVPSGSLLDLRLLSAFKPPAYEDVVHRPGTPPPPYTAASGCPLTASSERTCCSSASSCPTHCEGTNVEGVSSHQSAPPHQEDEPGAGVSPAPTPPSCRYRRLTGDSGIELCPCPDSSEGEPIKEARASATPPDLEDPCVLPLDPVPQVSPVGLASSEGDIP is encoded by the exons ATGGCTCAGGCCAGCAGCGGGAACGGCAGCGAGGAAGCCTGGGGGGCACTTCGGGTGCCGCAACAGCAG CTTCGAGAGCTGTGCCCAGGAGTGAACAACCAGCCCTACCTCTGTGAGAGTGGTCACTGCTGCGGGGAGACAGGCTGCTGCACCTACTACTATGAGCTCTGGT GGTTCTGGCTGCTCTGGACTGTCCTCATCCTCTTTAGCTGCTGTTGCGCCTTCCGTCATCGACGAGCTAAACTCCGGCTGCAGCAACAGCAGCGGCAGCGTGAGATCAACTTGTTGGCCTACCATGGGGCATGCCATGGGGCTGGCCCTGTCCCTTCCGGTTCACTGCTTGACCTTC GCCTTCTCAGCGCCTTCAAACCCCCTGCCTACGAGGATGTGGTTCACCGCCCTGGCACACCACCGCCTCCTTACACTGCAGCCTCAGGCTGCCCCTTGACTGCTTCCAGTGAACGTACCTGCTGCTCCTCTGCTTCTAGCTGCCCTACCCACTGCGAGGGAACAAATGTGGAAGGTGTTTCCTCCCACCAGAGTGCCCCCCCTCATCAAGAGGAtgagcctggggcaggggtgagccCCGCCCCTACGCCCCCATCCTGCCGTTATCGCCGCCTGACTGGTGACTCAGGTATTGAGCTCTGCCCTTGTCCTGACTCCAGTGAGGGCGAGCCAATCAAGGAAGCTAGGGCTAGTGCCACTCCACCAGATTTGGAGGACCCTTGTGTGCTGCCCCTTGATCCTGTGCCCCAGGTCTCTCCTGTGGGGCTAGCTTCCAGTGAAGGGGACATCCCATAA